A window of Cellulomonas sp. SLBN-39 genomic DNA:
CGGACGCGGGCAGCACGGACTCGCGGTACGCCTCGTCCTGCTCGGCGAACCACTCCAGGCACGGCGCGGACACCACGCGGGTCGGCACGCCGGCCGCCTCGAGGGTCGCGCGCGCCTCGACGGCGAGCTGGACCTCCGAGCCGGTGCCGATCAGCACGACGTCGGGGGTGCCGGTCGACGCCTCCAGGAGCACGTACGCGCCGCGCGCCACGCCGTCGGCGGTGGCGTAGCCGTCCTCGCCCCGGGGGAACGTCGGCACGTTCTGCCGGGTCAGGACGAGAGCCGTGGGGCCTCCGGTCCGCTCGAGGGTGGCCTTCCACGCGTGCGCGGTCTCGTTGGCGTCCGCGGGGCGCACGACCGACAGGCCGGGGATCGCGCGCACGGCGGCGAGGTGCTCGACCGGCTGGTGCGTCGGGCCGTCCTCGCCGAGGCCGATGGAGTCGTGCGTCCACACGTAGGTCACGTCGACGCCCATGAGCGCGGCGAGGCGCACCGCACCGCGCATGTAGTCGGAGAACGTGAAGAACGTGCCGCCGTAGGGGCGGGTCAGCCCGTGCAGGCGGATGCCCGACAGGATCGCGCCCATGCCGTGCTCACGGATGCCGAAGTGCAGCGTGCGCCCGTACTCGTCGCCGGCGAAGTCGTGCGAGGACCGGTGTGCCGGCAGGAACGACGGCTCACCCTTCATGGTCGTGTTGTTCGAGCCGGCGAGGTCGGCCGAGCCGCCCCACAGCTCGGGCAGCACGGGCGCCAGCGCCGAGAGGACCTCGCCGGACGCGGCGCGCGTGGCCACGGCCTTGCCCGCCGGGAACACCGGCAGCGCGTCGGCCCAGCCCTCGGGCAGGTCGCCGGCCACGAGCCGGTCCAGGAGCGCCTTGCGCCCGGGGTTCGCGGCGGCCCACGCGTCGAACGACTCCTGCCAGGCGGCCCGCACGGGGGCGGTGCGCGCCGCGAGGCCGCGGGTGTGCGCCAGCACGTCGTCGTCGACCTGGAACGTGCGCTCGGGGTCGAAGCCGAGCAGCTCCTTGAGGCCCTTGATGGCGTCCCCGCCCAGCTTGGAGCCGTGCGAGGAGTGGTCCCCGGTCTTGCCGGGCGTCGGCCACGCGATCAGGGTCCGCAGACCGATGAACGACGGCTTGTCCGTCACGGCCTTGGCTGCCTCGATCGCGGCGTGCAGCGCGTCGACGTCCTCGCGGTACTCCCCGCCGACGGTCCAGTCGACGTACTGCACGTGCCAGCCGTACGCCTCGTAGCGCTTGAGGACGTCCTCGGTGAAGGCGATCTGCGTGTCGCCCTCGATCGAGATGCGGTTGTCGTCCCACAGGACGACGAGGTTGCCGAGCTCCTGCGTGCCGGCGACCGACGACGCCTCGGACGTCACGCCCTCCTGCAGGTCGCCGTCGGAGGCGATGACGTAGACGTGGTGGTCGAACGGGCTCGTGCCCGCGGGCGCCTGCGGGTCGAGCAGACCGCGCTCGCGGCGGGCGGCCATGGCCAGGCCGACGGCGGAGGCAAGACCCTGCCCGAGCGGGCCGGTGGTGATCTCGACGCCGGCGGTGTGGCGGTACTCGGGGTGGCCGGGGGTCTTCGAGCCCCACGTGCGCAGGGCCTGCAGGTCCTCCAGCTCGAGGCCGAACCCGGCCAGGTACAGCTGGATGTACTGGGTCAGGCTCGAGTGGCCCGCCGACAGCACGAACCGGTCGCGGCCCAGCCAGTGCGGGTCGGTCGGGTCGTGGCGCAGCACGTGCTGGTACAGGTGGTAGGCGGCGGGCGCCAGGCTGACGGCCGTGCCGGGGTGGCCGTTGCCGACCTTCTCCACTGCGTCGGCCGCGAGCACGCGCACCGTGTCCACCGCTCGCAGGTCCAGGTCCGTCCAGCCGGCCGTGGTGGCCAGGGGAGCCTTCGCGTTCACCGCACCTCATTCCCGCCCCGTCTGGGGCGTCGTCTGCGCCGGCGCCGAGCGCCGGGTGCCCGGGACGCGGCGCGGGTCCGCCGTGGGGCGGGGCGCCGTGGAGTCCGTGTCCGGGTTCGACCCTATAGCGCGGGAGGGGGGACCCGTGTTCCTCGTCCACCCGCAGGTAAGCGGTTTCCAAGACCCGCCCCCGCCGTCGCGGGGCGTGTGATGCGCCACATCCACCCGCTCGCGGGCCCGCCGCGCACCCTCGGGGTCGTCGTGGCGGCCCGCACAGGTCGTAGCATGGCTGACCGGGACCTCGGTCCCGGCCGTCCCGCCGTCGCCGACGGCCCGCACCACCGAACGGAGCCGCAGCGCGTGCGCCTGTCCAGCCCGCCCTCCGTCGATCCGCGCCGCACGCCCCACGACGCGCTCGCGGGCTCCTCGTCCGCCGGGCGCCCGGCGCCCGCGACCCGCGCCGCCCGGGCCCTCGCGGCGGTGCGCGACCGGGTGGGCCCGTACGTGGCGCTCACCAAGCCGCGCGTCATCGAGCTGCTGCTCGTCACCACGGTGCCCACCATGTTCCTCGCCGAGGGCGGCTTCCCGCCCCTGGGCCTCGCGCTGGCCACGCTCGTCGGCGGCGCCGGCGCGGCCGGCGCCGCGAACACGCTGAACCAGTACCTGGACCGCGACATCGACCAGGTCATGCACCGCACCAAGCGGCGCCCCGTGGTCACCGGCCGGATCTCCCCGCGTGCGGCCGTCACGTTCGGCCTCGTGCTGGGCGCGGTCTCGCTCCTGTGGCTCTGGTTCGCGGTCAACCCCGCGTCCGCGCTGCTGACCGCCGCGGCGATCGCGATCTACGTGGTCGGCTACACGATGATCCTCAAGCGCCGCACCCCCCAGAACATCGTCTGGGGCGGTGCCGCCGGGTGCATGCCGGTCGTCATCGGCTGGTCGGCGATGACGGGCGGGATCTCCTGGGCCGCGGTCCTGCTGTTCGGCGTCGTGTTCTTCTGGACGCCGCCGCACTACTGGCCCCTGTCGATGAAGTTCCGGCAGGACTACGCCGCGGCCGGCGTGCCGATGCTGCCCGTCGTGGCCTCCGACACGCGCGTGGCCCGCGAGATGATCGGCTACACGCTCGCGATGATCGCGTGCTCGCTCCTGCTGGTGCCCGTCGCGGGCATGACGTGGGTGTACGGCATCGTCGCGGCGGCGCTCGGCGGCTGGTTCCTGTGGTCGTGCACCAACCTGCTGCGCCGCGCCCGGCGCCCCCAGGGCGGACCGCTGCGCGCGATGACCGTCTTCCACGCCTCGATCACGTACCTGACCCTGCTGTCGGTCGCGATCTGCGTGGACGTCTTCCTGCCGCTCTGACGTGCCCGGCGCGGACCTGCTCGACCCGGACCCGGCGCCCACGGACGACGCCCCGCAGCCCGCCCCCGCCCTCACGTCCGCGCTCGAGGGCTACCTCGCGCACCTGTCCGTCGAGCGCGGCCTGGCGCCCCACACGCTCGCCGCGTACCGCCGCGACCTGACGCGCTACCTGCACCACCTCGCCACCACCGGCCGCACGGACCCCGCCGACGTCCTCGAGCGCGACGTCGAGGACTACGTGCTGGCCGTGCGCACCGGCGCCGACGGCCGCGCCGAGCTGTCCGCCGCGTCCGCCGCCCGCAACGTCGTGGCCGTCCGCGGCTGGCACCGGTTCCTCGTGCGCGAGGGCGTCGCCGACCACGACCCCGCGGCCCGGGTCAGGCCGCCCGCGCTGCCCAAGCGGCTGCCCAAGGCGATCTCCGTCGACGACGTCGCCCGCCTCATCGACGCCGCCGGGCTCGGCGACGGGCCCGTCCCGCTGCGCGACCGGGCCCTGCTCGAGCTCGTCTACTCCACCGGGGCCCGGATCTCCGAGGCCGTCGGGCTCGACGTCGACGACCTCGACCTCACCCCCGGCCGCGGCGCCGTGCGCCTGCTCGGCAAGGGCGGCAAGGAGCGGGTCGTGCCCGTCGGCACCTTCGCCGCCGAGGCCGTCGAGGCCTACCTCGTCCGGGCGCGCCCGGAGCTCTCCGCCCACGGCCGCGGCACCCCCGCGGTGTTCTGCAACACCCGTGGTGCCCGCCTCTCCCGGCAGTCGGCGTGGGGCGTCCTGCGCACCGCCGCCGAGCGCGCCGGCCTGCCGGGAGCCGAGCACGTGTCCCCGCACACGCTGCGCCACTCGTTCGCCACGCACCTGCTGGCCGGCGGCGCCGACGTGCGCGTCGTGCAGGAGCTGCTCGGGCACGCGTCGGTCACCACGACGCAGATCTACACGATGGTCACCCCCGACACGCTGCGCGAGGTCTACGCCGCCGCGCACCCGCGGGCCCGCTGACACCCGCGACGCGCCGCACGCCGCGCCGCCACGGCAGCGCCCGGAGCCTCGGGTAGGTTGGCGTGCGACGTGAGCCCCCGCCGGGGCCGGGTGAGCAGATGGTGGACGGATGACGAGCCAGGGAACGACCGAGCCGCAGGTCGACGTGGTGGGCAGAGTGCTCCCCGACCTGCCCGACCCCGCGCCGCTCACGACCCACGGCCCGGCCCGTGTGATCGCCATGTGCAACCAGAAGGGCGGCGTCGGCAAGACGACGACCACGATCAACCTCGGTGCCGCGCTCGCCGAGTGCGGCCGGCGCGTGCTCGTCGTCGACTTCGACCCGCAGGGCGCCGCGTCGGTCGGCCTCGGGGTCAGCCCGCACGAGCTCGACCTGACGGTCTACAACCTGCTGATGGACCGGCACGCCGACATCGCGGACGTCGTGCGGCCCACCGCCGTCGCGGGACTGGACCTGCTGCCGGCGAACATCGACCTGTCCGCGGCCGAGGTCCAGCTCGTCGGCGAGGTCGCCCGCGAGACGGTCCTGGCGCGGGCGCTGCGGCCCGTGCTCGACGACTACGACGTCGTGCTCGTCGACTGCCAGCCCTCGCTCGGCCTGCTCACCGTCAACGCGCTGACCGCCGCGCACGGTGTGCTGATCCCGCTGGAGTGCGAGTTCTTCGCCCTGCGCGGCGTCGCGCTGCTCATCGAGACGATCGACAAGGTCCGCGACCGGCTGAACCCGCGCCTGGAGGTCGACGGGATCCTCGCCACGATGTACGACTCGCGGACCCTGCACGCGCGCGAGGTCGTCGCCCGCGTGCACGAGGCGTTCGGCTCCACGCTGCTGCACACCGTGATCGGGCGCACCGTGAAGTTCCCCGACGCGACCGTCGCGGCCGAGCCCATCACCGTCTACGCGCCGAACCACGCCGGCGCCGCCGCGTACCGCCAGCTGGCCCGCGAGCTCGTCGCCCGTGGCGACGCAGCCTGACCCCGCGGGTGCCGCGCAGGAGCTGACGCCGCCCGGCGGCACCCCCGTGCCCGCGCCGGCGGCACCCGGCGGCTTCGAGGTGCACCTCGCCGTCTTCAGCGGCCCCTTCGACCTGCTCCTCGGCCTGATCGCCAAGCACAAGCTCGACATCACCGAGATCGCGCTGGCCCAGGTCACCGACGAGTTCATCGCGTACATCCGGGCCGCCGAGCGCGCCGCCCTCGACGGAGGCCGCGACTGGGACCTGGGGCAGGCCAGCGAGTTCCTGCTCGTGGCCGCGACCCTGCTCGACCTCAAGGCCGCACGGCTGCTGCCGTCCGCGGAGGTCGAGGACGCCGAGGACCTCGAGCTGCTCGAGGCGCGCGACCTGCTGTTCGCGCGCCTGCTGCAGTACCGGGCGTACAAGCAGGTCGCCGCGTACCTCGGCACGGGCCTGGACGCCGGCGCCCGCCGCTTCCCCCGCACCGTCGGGCTCGAGCCGCACCTGGCGGCGCTGCTGCCGGAGCTGGTGTGGCAGATGGGCACCGAGCGGCTCGCCGAGCTCGCGGCCCGCGCGCTCGCGCCGAAGGCCCCGCCCCCGGGTGTCGACCTCAGCCACCTGCACGCCCCCGCCGTGTCCGTGCGCGAGCAGGCCGCCCTCCTCGTCGAGCGCCTGCGCCAGCAGGGCACCGCGACCTTCCGGGCCCTGGTCGCGGACGCCGACGAGGCGATCGTCGTGGTGTCCCGCTTCCTGGCGCTGCTGGAGCTGTTCAAGGAGGGCGTCGTCGCGTTCGACCAGGTCGTCGCCCTGGGCGAGCTCACCGTGCGCTGGACCGGCGGCCAGGACGGTGACGTGGTCGTCTCCGACGACTTCGACGACGCCGCAGACCCCACGACCACCACGGCACCGACCACCACGACCACCACCGACGCCGCAGCACCCGCCGCGGGCCGCCCCGCCCCGGCCGTCGCGGGCACCGGGACGCAGGAGGACGCATGACCACCGACCTGACGGACGAGCCCGACGCCACCGGCGGGCCCGGCGCCACGCCCGTGCCCGCCGACGGGAGCGGCGCGCCGGACGCGGCGGACCCGACCGGCGCACCTGCGCCCGCCGCGGCGGAGGAGACCGTCGTCGACGTCGGCACGCTCCCGGGCGGTGCCCTCGCCGCGCTGGAGGCCGTGCTCATGGTCGTCGACGAGCCTGTCCCCGCGGTGCGCCTGGCCACCGTGCTGTCCCTGCCGACGGCACGGGTCGAGGAGCTGCTGGACGAGCTGGCGGCCGAGTACCGCGGCGAGCGCGGCGGCCGCCCCCGCGGGTTCGAGCTGCGGCGTGCGGGCGACGGCTGGCGGATCTACTCGGCGCCGCCCTACGCGGACGTCGTCGGACGCTTCGTCGTCGACGGGCAGACGGCCCGCCTGACGCAGGCCGCGTTGGAGACCCTGGCCGTCGTCGCGTACCGTCAGCCGGTCTCGCGCGGGCAGGTGTCCGCGGTGCGCGGGGTCAGCGTGGACGGCGTCATGCGGACGCTGACGACGCGCGGTCTGGTCGCCGAGGTCGGCACCGACCCGGCGACTGGCGCACACCTGTACGGGACCACGGGATACTTCCTGGAGCGGATGGGGCTGACCAGCCTCGACGAGCTGCCTCCGCTGGCGCCGTACCTGCCGGACATCGAGGCGCTCGAGGGTGCCGTGGACGGCCGAGAGGGGATGCGATGAGCGGGGCACGAGGACATCGAGGGGGCGGCACCGGGGGATCCGGTCGCGACGCCTCGGCAGGACGCGGCGGGCGCCCCGGGGCGCCCCGGGGCCGCGGCGGGCAGGGCGGCGCCGGGCGCGGCGGGTCGCAGGGCGGCCCGGGGGCACGTGGCGGACGGCCCGGCGGTGCGCGGCGCGGTCCGGCACCCGAGCCGGTCGACGTGCACGACCCCGACGGCGTGCGCCTGCAGAAGGTGCTCGCCCAGGCCGGCCTCGGCTCGCGCCGCGCGTGCGAGGAGCTCGTCAGCTCCGGGCGCGTGACGGTCGACGGGCAGGTCGTCGTCGAGCTCGGCGTGCGCGTCGACCCGACGAAGGCCGTGCTCCACGTCGACGGGATGCGCGTCCAGCTCGACACCTCCCTGGTGACGATCGCGCTGAACAAGCCCCTGGGCGTGGTGTCGACCATGCACGACCCCGAGGGGCGCCCGTCGCTCGCGCAGCTCGTCGCGGACCGCGAGGAGCGCCTCTTCCACATCGGCCGCCTCGACGCCGAGTCCGAGGGCCTGATCCTGCTCACCAACGACGGGGAGCTGGCCAACCGGCTCGCGCACCCCCGGCACGGCGTGCCCAAGACGTACCTCGCCGACGTCGAGGGACGCGTCCCGGCGAACCTCGCCGCACGCCTCAAGCGCGGCATCGAGCTCGACGACGGCCCCGCGGCCGTCGACGAGTTCCGGGTCGTGCAGACCACCCCGCAGGCCAGCCTCGTCGAGGTCGTCATCCACGAGGGCCGCAACCGGATCGTCCGCCGCCTCATGGAGCAGGCCGGGCACCCCGTCACCCGCCTGGTCCGCACCAAGGTCGGCCCCATCCGCCTGGGCGACCTGCGCCCCGGACGCAACCGCGTCCTGTCCCGCACGGAGGTCGGCTCGCTCATGGCCTCGGTGGGGATGTGACCGTCGCGACCGTCGGCCCGGTGCGCGTGATCGGCACCGGGCTGCTCGGCGCGTCCGTCGGGCTGGGCCTGCGCACCCACGGGGTCGCGGTCCAGCTCGAGGACCCGTCCCGCACCGCCCTGGCCCTGGCCCGCGACGTCGGCGCCGGCACCCCCGCGGGCCCGGACGACCCCGAGCCCGCGCTCGTCGTCGTCGCCGCACCCCCCGACGTCACGTCCGACGTGGTCCGCGCCGCGCTCGCGGCCCACCCGCACGCCGTCGTCACCGACGTCGCCTCCGTCAAGGGCTACGTCCTGGCCGAGCTGCGCGCCGCCGGCGCGGACCTGACCCGCTACGTCGGCTCCCACCCCATGGCCGGGCGCGAGCGCTCCGGCCCGTCGGCCGCCGTGCCGGACCTGTTCCTCGGCCGGCCCTGGGTGCTCACCGACTCCGGCGCGAGCGCCCCCGAGGCGCTGCTCGCGGTCCGTCACCTGGCCGTCGACCTCGGCGCCCTGCCCGTCGCGATGGACGCCGACGCCCACGACGCGGCCGTCGCCGCCGTCTCGCACGTGCCGCAGATCGCCGCCAGCCTCGTCGCGGCACGCCTGCGCACCGTCGACGACACGGCCCTCGGCCTGGCCGGGCAGGGGCTGCGCGACGTGACCCGCATCGCCGCGTCCGACCCGGCCCTGTGGACCTCGATCCTCGCCGCCAACGCCGACGCCGTCCGCGCGGTCCTGCGGGACCTGCGCGACGACCTCGACACGGTCCTCGGCGCGCTCGACAGCGCCGCCGCCGCGTCCGGCCCCGAGACCGTCGAGCTGGGGGCGCTCGCCACGATCGCCCGCGCCATCGCCGACGGCAACACCGGCGTCGCGCGCGTGCCCGGCAAGCACGGCGGCGCCCAGCGCACCTACGCCGTGGTCACCGTGCTCGTCCCCGACACCCCCGGGCAGATCGCCCGCCTGCTCGCCGACGTCGGGGACGCCGACGTCAACGTCGAGGACCTGCACCTCGAGCACGCCGCCGGCCGCCCGGTCGGCATGACGTCGATCTCGGTGCTGCCCACGCGCGCCGAGCACCTGGAGACCGAGCTGACCGCTCGGGGATGGAGGATCGTCCGTTGAGCACCGTCGTCGCCGTCGACGGCCCCTCGGGGTCGGGCAAGTCCAGCGTGTCGCGGGAGGTCGCCGCCCGCCTGGGCCTGGCCTACCTCGACACCGGGGCGATGTACCGCGCCGCCACCTGGTGGTGCACCCACCAGGGCGTCGACCTGGCCGACGGCACCGCCGTCACCGCCGCCGTGCGCGCCATGCCCCTGGTCATGGGCATGGACCCCGCCGCCCCGACCGTGCACGTCGACGGCCACGACGTCGCCGCCGCGATCCGCACCACCGAGATCTCCGCCGCGGTGTCCGCGGTCGCCACGACCCTCGACGCCCGCGCCGAGCTCGGCGCCCGCCAGCGCGCCCTCATCGACGCCGAGCGCACCGGCGGGTTCTCCGCCGGCCGCGGCGTCGTCGCCGAGGGCCGCGACATCACCACCGTCGTCGCCCCGGACGCCGACGTGCGCGTCCTGCTGACCGCGTCCGAGGAGGCCCGCCTGGCCCGCCGCGCCCGCGAGGTCCACGGCACCGACGACGCCGCCGCGCTGGCCGCGACCCACGACCAGGTCCTGCGCCGCGACGCCGACGACTCCACGGTCGTGCAGTTCCACGTCGCCGCCGACGGCGTCGTCACCGTCGACTCCTCCCACCTGACCTACGAGGGCACCGTCGAGGCCGTCCTCGACGTCGTGGCCCGCACCCTGGCGGTCCGGTCGTGACCGGCCGCCCCCAGGACGTCGCGCCGTCCGCCCGCGCCGCGGTCTGGGGCCACCAGGCCGGCCGGTTCCTCGCCCACGTCGTGTGGCGCACCCGCGTCACCGGCGCCGAGCACGTCCCCGCCGACGGCCCCGTCCTCCTCGCCGCCAACCACGTCTCCGCGATCGACGGGCCCCTGCTCGTCGGCGCGTCGCCCCGCCCCCTGCACGTCATGGTCAAGCAGGAGATGTTCACCGGCCTGCTCGGGGCGTACCTGCGCTCCGCCGGGCAGATCCCCGTCGACCGCACCGGCGGCCGCACCGCCCTGCAGCAGGCCCTGGCCGTGCTGCGCCGCGGGGGAGCGGTCGGGATCTTCCCCGAGGGCAACCGGGGCAACGGCGCCGTCGAGTCCGCCCGCGCCGGCATCGCCTGGCTCGCCGTGCAGTCCGGCGCCCCCGTCGTCCCCGTCGCGATCCTCGGCACCCGCCGCACCGGCGAGGACGTCGGCCACGTGCCCGGCCTGCGCCGCACCGTGCACGTGCAGATCGGCGCACCCGTGCACGTGGTCCGCCCCGACCTGCCCCGCCGTCAGGCCATCGCCGCCGCGGCCGACGACGTGCGGACCGCGCTCGCGGACCTCGTCGCGCAGGCCCAGGAGCGCACGGGCGTGCGTCTGCCCGAGGACGACGGCGCCCGCCCGCTGGCCTGACCCCGGGGCCCGCCCGCCTGCCGGGGCCGCGCGTGTCACGTCGCGAGGCCCCGGCAGGGGAGAATGGCCCCATGGACCAGCCTGACCCCGCCCAGCCGACGCCCGCCGACGACCTGCTGACCGTCGACGAGGACGCGCCCGAGGTGGACGTCACCCTCGCGGGCGACGACGTGGACGACGAGGCCCGTGAGCGCGCGCTGCGCGCCGGGCTGGCGGAGTACGACCTCGCCGACGACGACCTCGCGCTCCTCGACCACGACGGGGACGACGTCGACGCCGAGGGCCCGGCGGCGCCCCTGCCGGTGCTCGCGGTCGTCGGCCGCCCGAACGTCGGCAAGTCGACCCTCGTCAACCGCATCCTCGGGCGCCGCGAGGCCGTCGTGGAGGACAACCCCGGCGTCACCCGCGACCGGGTGAGCTACCCCGCCGAGTGGTCCGGGCGGCGTTTCACGCTCGTCGACACCGGCGGCTGGGAGGTCGACGTCGCCGGGATCGACGCGCGCGTCGCCCAGCAGGCCGAGGTCGCGATCTCCCTGGCCGACGCGGTGCTGTTCGTCGTCGACGCGACGGTCGGCGCGACCGACACCGACGAGCAGGTCGTGCGCCTGCTGCGCCGCGCCGGCAAGCCCGTCGTCCTGGTCGCCAACAAGGTCGACGGTCCCGCGGTCGAGGCCGACGCCGCGACCCTGTGGGGCCTGGGCCTGGGCGAGCCGCACCCGATCTCGGCGCTGCACGGGCGGGGAACGGGCGACATGCTCGACGCCGCGATGCACGCCCTGCCGACGGTGTCCGCGCACGGCGTCGCCCTGCCGGACGGGCCGCGGCGCGTCGCGCTCGTGGGTCGCCCCAACGTGGGCAAGTCGTCGATGCTCAACAAGGTCGTCGGTTCCGAGCGCGTCGTCGTCGACGACACGGCGGGCACCACGCGCGACCCCGTCGACGAGCTCGTCGCGCTCGGCGGCAAGCCCTGGGTGTTCGTCGACACCGCCGGCATCCGCCGCCGCGTGCACCAGACGTCCGGCGCGGACTTCTACGCCTCGCTGCGCACGCAGGCCGCGATCGAGAAGGCCGAGGTCGCGGTCGTCCTCGTCGACGCGTCCCAGCCGATGACCGAGCAGGACACCCGGATCATCCAGCAGGTCATCGACGCCGGTCGTGCGCTCGTCGTGGCGTACAACAAGTGGGACCTGATGGACGCCGACCGCCGCCCGTACCTCGAGCGCGAGATCGAGCAGGACCTCGTGCAGGTGCAGTGGGCGCCGCGCGTGAACGTCTCGGCGCGCACCGGGTGGCACACGGACCGCCTCGTGCCGGCCCTGGAGCGGTCCCTGGAGTCCTGGGACACCCGCATCCCCACCGGGCGCCTGAACGCGTTCCTCGGCGAGCTCGTCGCCGCGCACCCGCACCCCCTGCGCGGCGGCAAGCAGCCGCGCATCCTGTTCGCCACGCAGGCCTCGACCCGCCCGCCGCGGTTCGTGATCTTCGCCACCGGGTTCCTCGAGCCGGGGTACCGCCGGTACATCGAGCGTCGTCTGCGCGAGACCTTCGGCTTCGAGGGCACGCCCATCACCATCTCGGTGCGGGTGCGCGAGAAGCGCCGGCGATGACCGCACCGGCCGCGGGACGGTCGTCGGGGGACGGCATGACGCACCACGACGTGCGCCGCGCCGCCACCGACGGCCGCCTGCGGCTGGGCCTGGCCCGTGACCCGCGCGGCACCGAGCACGTGGGCACGTTCCTCGCCGTCGCAGCCCTCACGGTCCTGGTCACCCGCGCTCTCCTGGCTGCGACCGGCTACCCCCAGCTCGGCGGCGGCGGTCTGCACGTCGCCCACGTCCTGTGGGGCGGCCTGCTCATGGCGGTGGCGTTCGGCCTGCTCCTGCTGTTCGTCGGGCCGGCGATGCGCCCCCTGGCCGCCCTCGTCGGCGGCGTCGGCTTCGGGCTGTTCGTCGACGAGGTCGGCAAGTTCGTCACCAG
This region includes:
- the tkt gene encoding transketolase, which produces MNAKAPLATTAGWTDLDLRAVDTVRVLAADAVEKVGNGHPGTAVSLAPAAYHLYQHVLRHDPTDPHWLGRDRFVLSAGHSSLTQYIQLYLAGFGLELEDLQALRTWGSKTPGHPEYRHTAGVEITTGPLGQGLASAVGLAMAARRERGLLDPQAPAGTSPFDHHVYVIASDGDLQEGVTSEASSVAGTQELGNLVVLWDDNRISIEGDTQIAFTEDVLKRYEAYGWHVQYVDWTVGGEYREDVDALHAAIEAAKAVTDKPSFIGLRTLIAWPTPGKTGDHSSHGSKLGGDAIKGLKELLGFDPERTFQVDDDVLAHTRGLAARTAPVRAAWQESFDAWAAANPGRKALLDRLVAGDLPEGWADALPVFPAGKAVATRAASGEVLSALAPVLPELWGGSADLAGSNNTTMKGEPSFLPAHRSSHDFAGDEYGRTLHFGIREHGMGAILSGIRLHGLTRPYGGTFFTFSDYMRGAVRLAALMGVDVTYVWTHDSIGLGEDGPTHQPVEHLAAVRAIPGLSVVRPADANETAHAWKATLERTGGPTALVLTRQNVPTFPRGEDGYATADGVARGAYVLLEASTGTPDVVLIGTGSEVQLAVEARATLEAAGVPTRVVSAPCLEWFAEQDEAYRESVLPASVRARVSVEAGIALSWHKIVGDAGRSVSLEHYGASADYQTLYREFGITAEAVVAAAHESLAAARGDQAPSSVSATPTQSGTGDLPA
- a CDS encoding heme o synthase, with protein sequence MADRDLGPGRPAVADGPHHRTEPQRVRLSSPPSVDPRRTPHDALAGSSSAGRPAPATRAARALAAVRDRVGPYVALTKPRVIELLLVTTVPTMFLAEGGFPPLGLALATLVGGAGAAGAANTLNQYLDRDIDQVMHRTKRRPVVTGRISPRAAVTFGLVLGAVSLLWLWFAVNPASALLTAAAIAIYVVGYTMILKRRTPQNIVWGGAAGCMPVVIGWSAMTGGISWAAVLLFGVVFFWTPPHYWPLSMKFRQDYAAAGVPMLPVVASDTRVAREMIGYTLAMIACSLLLVPVAGMTWVYGIVAAALGGWFLWSCTNLLRRARRPQGGPLRAMTVFHASITYLTLLSVAICVDVFLPL
- a CDS encoding site-specific tyrosine recombinase XerD, coding for MLDPDPAPTDDAPQPAPALTSALEGYLAHLSVERGLAPHTLAAYRRDLTRYLHHLATTGRTDPADVLERDVEDYVLAVRTGADGRAELSAASAARNVVAVRGWHRFLVREGVADHDPAARVRPPALPKRLPKAISVDDVARLIDAAGLGDGPVPLRDRALLELVYSTGARISEAVGLDVDDLDLTPGRGAVRLLGKGGKERVVPVGTFAAEAVEAYLVRARPELSAHGRGTPAVFCNTRGARLSRQSAWGVLRTAAERAGLPGAEHVSPHTLRHSFATHLLAGGADVRVVQELLGHASVTTTQIYTMVTPDTLREVYAAAHPRAR
- a CDS encoding ParA family protein, giving the protein MTSQGTTEPQVDVVGRVLPDLPDPAPLTTHGPARVIAMCNQKGGVGKTTTTINLGAALAECGRRVLVVDFDPQGAASVGLGVSPHELDLTVYNLLMDRHADIADVVRPTAVAGLDLLPANIDLSAAEVQLVGEVARETVLARALRPVLDDYDVVLVDCQPSLGLLTVNALTAAHGVLIPLECEFFALRGVALLIETIDKVRDRLNPRLEVDGILATMYDSRTLHAREVVARVHEAFGSTLLHTVIGRTVKFPDATVAAEPITVYAPNHAGAAAYRQLARELVARGDAA
- a CDS encoding ScpA family protein → MATQPDPAGAAQELTPPGGTPVPAPAAPGGFEVHLAVFSGPFDLLLGLIAKHKLDITEIALAQVTDEFIAYIRAAERAALDGGRDWDLGQASEFLLVAATLLDLKAARLLPSAEVEDAEDLELLEARDLLFARLLQYRAYKQVAAYLGTGLDAGARRFPRTVGLEPHLAALLPELVWQMGTERLAELAARALAPKAPPPGVDLSHLHAPAVSVREQAALLVERLRQQGTATFRALVADADEAIVVVSRFLALLELFKEGVVAFDQVVALGELTVRWTGGQDGDVVVSDDFDDAADPTTTTAPTTTTTTDAAAPAAGRPAPAVAGTGTQEDA
- a CDS encoding SMC-Scp complex subunit ScpB; this encodes MTTDLTDEPDATGGPGATPVPADGSGAPDAADPTGAPAPAAAEETVVDVGTLPGGALAALEAVLMVVDEPVPAVRLATVLSLPTARVEELLDELAAEYRGERGGRPRGFELRRAGDGWRIYSAPPYADVVGRFVVDGQTARLTQAALETLAVVAYRQPVSRGQVSAVRGVSVDGVMRTLTTRGLVAEVGTDPATGAHLYGTTGYFLERMGLTSLDELPPLAPYLPDIEALEGAVDGREGMR
- a CDS encoding pseudouridine synthase yields the protein MHDPDGVRLQKVLAQAGLGSRRACEELVSSGRVTVDGQVVVELGVRVDPTKAVLHVDGMRVQLDTSLVTIALNKPLGVVSTMHDPEGRPSLAQLVADREERLFHIGRLDAESEGLILLTNDGELANRLAHPRHGVPKTYLADVEGRVPANLAARLKRGIELDDGPAAVDEFRVVQTTPQASLVEVVIHEGRNRIVRRLMEQAGHPVTRLVRTKVGPIRLGDLRPGRNRVLSRTEVGSLMASVGM
- a CDS encoding prephenate dehydrogenase, which gives rise to MTVATVGPVRVIGTGLLGASVGLGLRTHGVAVQLEDPSRTALALARDVGAGTPAGPDDPEPALVVVAAPPDVTSDVVRAALAAHPHAVVTDVASVKGYVLAELRAAGADLTRYVGSHPMAGRERSGPSAAVPDLFLGRPWVLTDSGASAPEALLAVRHLAVDLGALPVAMDADAHDAAVAAVSHVPQIAASLVAARLRTVDDTALGLAGQGLRDVTRIAASDPALWTSILAANADAVRAVLRDLRDDLDTVLGALDSAAAASGPETVELGALATIARAIADGNTGVARVPGKHGGAQRTYAVVTVLVPDTPGQIARLLADVGDADVNVEDLHLEHAAGRPVGMTSISVLPTRAEHLETELTARGWRIVR
- the cmk gene encoding (d)CMP kinase; this encodes MEDRPLSTVVAVDGPSGSGKSSVSREVAARLGLAYLDTGAMYRAATWWCTHQGVDLADGTAVTAAVRAMPLVMGMDPAAPTVHVDGHDVAAAIRTTEISAAVSAVATTLDARAELGARQRALIDAERTGGFSAGRGVVAEGRDITTVVAPDADVRVLLTASEEARLARRAREVHGTDDAAALAATHDQVLRRDADDSTVVQFHVAADGVVTVDSSHLTYEGTVEAVLDVVARTLAVRS